TGATCCATGCGGGCGGCAATGCGCGGCTGCGGGCCGGGGTGCAATATGTCCTCTATAACCTCATCGGCTCCACGTTGTTCCTGTTCGCACTTGGTGCGATTTATGCTGAAACCGGCACGCTCAACATGGCTGACCTTGCGCAGCGTGTGGCCATGATCAGCGATGTGGAAACGGTCGGCATCCGGGTCGCGGCAGTGTTGCTTTTGCTGGTCTTTGCCATCAAGGCGGCCCTAGTGCCGCTGCATTTCTGGCTCCCGTCAAGCTATGCCGAGGCTCCTGCCCCCGTCGCAGCCCTGTTCGCAATCATGACCAAAGTCGGCGCCTACGCGATCATCCGCGTCTACACGCTGATCTTCCCGCCCGACCTGAAAATAATGGCGGGCCTGCATGATTTCTGGCTCTTGCCGGCCGCACTTGTGTCCCTTGCAATCGGCATGATTGGCGTTCTGGCGGCCAGGAAACTTGACCGTTTGATCGCCTTTGCCGTGATCGGATCAATGGGGATGGTCATGGTGGCGATTTCGCTGTTCACACCCGCAGCAATCGCGGCGGCGCTTTACTATATCATCCACTCGACCCTTGCAGGCGCGGCGCTGTTCCTGATCTCGGATTTGGTGCGGACGGGACGGGCCAACCTTGATCTGACGCCCCAAGCACCTGTCGCCGGCGCCGCCCTGACGGCGGGTCTGTTTTTCACAGTTGCGATTGCGATGGCAGGGCTGCCGCCACTGTCTGGTTTTCTGGGTAAGCTTCTGATCCTCCAGGCCGCTTTCCCGTCGGATTTGATGGTCTGGATTTGGGCCATCGTTCTTGGGTCAAGCCTGATCTCGATCTTGGGGTTCGCGCGCGCGGGCAGCACCCTGTTTTGGAAAAGCCAAGGCGTCACCGTGCCCGAGGACACCCCCCCACCGCCGCGCCCCGCCGCCCTGTCCTATGTCGCCGTCGGCGGGCTGATCGCGCTATTGGTCGCGCATACGGTCTTTGCCGGACAGGTGCATAGCTACACCAGCGCCATCGCCGCGCAACTTTTCGCGCCCCAAGACTATAGCGCGATCGTTCTTGAAACGCCGGGCAAGCTTAGCATACCGCAGGAGGACTACTGACATGACACGCATGTTCCGATGGTTGATCCCGCACCCGTTCCTGACGCTGCTTTTGGCAATCGTCTGGATCTTGCTGCAAAACGAATTCTCCGCAGGTATGGCCGTCTTTGGCGTGATCCTTGGTGTGCTTATCCCGCTGGGCAGTTCGGTCTGGTGGCCGGACCGGCCAACCCGCTTTCACATGGGCAAGATGCTGCGCTACAGCCTGATCGTGATGTGGGACATCGTTGTCGCCAATGTGCAGGTCGCATGGGTCGTGCTGACGGTTCCCAATAGCAAACTGACACCCGCATGGATCGTGATCCCGCTTGATCTGGTATCGCCCGAAGCCATCACCTTGCTTGCCGGCACGATCACACTGACCCCGGGGACCGTGTCAGCGGATTTGTCGGACGAGGGCCACAGCCTGTTGGTACATGTCCTGCACACCGACGATCCAGATGGTGTGCGCGATGACATCAAGACCCGCTACGAGGCCCGCCTCAAGGAGATATTCGCATGAGTTTTGCAACGAACCTGATGGAAACCGCGCTGATGATCGCCTTTGCCTCGCTCGCCTTTGCGCAAATCATGTGCATGGTGCGGCTGATGATCGGGCCAACACCGGGTGATCGGATTCTCGCGCTTGACACGATGGTAATCAACGCTCTGGGGATCGTCGTTCTTTTGGGTATTCATCAGGGCGGGCGCATCTATTTTGAGGTATCCCTGCTGATCGCCATGTTGGGTTTTGTCTCGACGGTTGCGTTGGCGCGATTTTTGCTGCGGGGGGATATCATCGAATGACCTGGGACATCATCGCAACATTTGCCGTGGCCGCCCTCCTGTTGATCGGATCATTTTTTGCTCTTGTCGCCGTGCTGGGCTTGCTGAAATTCAACGATTCCATGACCCGCCTGCACGCCCCGACCAAAGTCGGGACAGTCGGCATCGGCGCACTGCTGCTGGCGTCAATGCTGAACGGCGCGGTGTCAGGCAACCATTCGATTCACGAACTGCTGATCATGGCATTCTTGTTTGCGACAGCGCCGATCTCGGCCAATTTCATCGCCAAGGTCCACATTCATAAACGGTCCTGCAAAGTCCCGCCCGCACCACCACGCGATGATACATGGGCGACGCTGAAAACCCCCGAAGCCGACCGCGAAATAGAGACGCGGGACTAGCCAACGCCTAGCCGCACTTGGAATAGCCGCAGTCGGCGCAGGTCATGCAGCCCTCGACCATGCGCAATTCGTATGATCCGCAGCTGCTGCACGCCTTGCCCTTGGGGCGCGCGTTCAGCGACACCACATCGGCGTGCGGATCAGCCTTGAGGCCCATGCCCTCACCGGCAAGGAAGCCCGTGGCGACCATGTGCTTTTCGATCACCCCGCCGATGGCCGCGAGGATCGAAGGCACGTATTTGCCCTTCATCCAGGCCCCGCCCCTCGGGTCGAACACCGCTTTCAACTCCTCGACCACGAACGACACATCGCCGCCACGCCGGAACACCGCAGAAATCATCCGGGTCAGCGCCACGGTCCAGGCGAAATGCTCCATGTTCTTGGAGTTGATGAACACCTCAAAGGGGCGGCGATGCCCCGCGACAACCAGATCGTTGATTGTGATATAGATCGCGTGTTCGCTGTCGGGCCATTTGAGTTTATAGGTCGCGCCTTCCAATTCGGTCGGACGGTCTAGTGGCTCGGACATATAGATCACGTCACCGGCGTTATCATCGGTGATGACCTCGGGCTCTGCCTTGTCCTCGGAGACGCTCAACACGCTGCCCGTCACATCATTGGGGCGATAGGTCGTGCAACCCTTACAGCCCTGATCCCAGGCGGCCATATAGACCTCCTTGAAGTCATCAAAACTGATGTCCTCGGGGCAGTTGATCGTCTTGGAAATGCTACTGTCGATCCATTTCTGCGCCGCCGCCTGCATGCGCACATGATCCAGCGGCGCAAGGGTCTGGGCGTTGACGAAATAATCGGGCAGCGCCGCATCGCCTTTCAGGTCACGCCACATCTGCACGGCGTAATCCACCACTTCTTCCTCGGTCCGCGACCCATCTTTCTGCAAGACCTTGCGGGTGTAGGCATAGGCAAACACCGGCTCGATCCCGGATGACACGTTGCCCGCATAAAGGCTGATTGTGCCAGTCGGCGCGATGCTGGTCAGCAAGGCGTTGCGGATGCCGTGTTTGCGGATCGCGTCACGCACGTCATCGTCCATCTGCTGCATATGGCCGGTGGCCAGATATTTATCGGCGTCAAACAATGGGAACGCGCCCTTTTCGCGGGCCAAATCCACCGACGCCAGATATGCGGCGCGCGCGATCGCGTGCATCCAGTCCTCGGTCTGACGCGCCGCTTCCTTGGATCCATAGCGTAGGCCGACCATCAGCAATGCATCGGCCAGCCCCGTCACGCCCAGTCCAATCCGGCGCTTTGCAGCGGCCTCTTGCGCCTGCGCCTCAAGCGGGAATTTCGAGGCATCGACCACGTTGTCCATCATCCGCACGGCTGTCGCGACCAGATCGCCCAGCGCGTCCACGTCCAACGCCGCGCCATCCGTGAACGCATCCGCAACCAACCGCGCCATGTTGATCGACCCCAGCAAACACGCGCCATAAGGCGGCAGGGGTTGTTCGCCGCAAGGGTTGGTCGCGGCAATGGTTTCGCAGTAATTCAGGTTGTTCATCGCGTTGATCCGGTCGATGAAGATCACCCCCGGTTCAGCGAAATCATAGGTCGATTTCATGATCCGGTTCCACAGATCGCGCGCGTTCAGGGTCTTCATGACCAGCCCGTCATGCACCAGTTCCCACGGGCCGTCCGATTTTACAGCCTCCATGAACGGGTCCGTCACCAGCACCGACATGTTGAACATGCGCAGGCGGGCCGGGTCGGCCTTGGCGGTGATGAAATCCTCGATGTCGGGGTGGTCGCAACGCATCGTCGCCATCATCGCGCCACGTCGCGATCCCGCCGACATGATCGTGCGGCACATCGCGTCCCAGACATCCATGAACGACAGCGGGCCGCTGGCATCTGCGGCAACACCATGCACCGCCGCGCCCTTGGGACGAATAGTGCTGAAATCATAGCCGATCCCGCCACCCTGCTGCATGGTCAAGGCCGCCTCGCGCAGCATGTCGAAAATGCCGCCCATGCTGTCAGGGATCGTGCCCATGACAAAGCAGTTGAACATCGTCACGCTGCGCTTGGTGCCCGCGCCTGCGGTGATCCGGCCGGCAGGTAGATATTTGAAATCTTCCAGCGCGGCGTAGAATTTTTCTTCCCATTTGGCGGGGTTTTTTTCCACAGCCGCCAGCGCGCGCGCAATCCGGCGCCATGAATCTTCGACCGTGTGGTCAATTGGCGCGCCATCCGCCGCCTTGAAACGATATTTCATATCCCAGATTTGTTCAGCGATGGGCGCGGCGAAACGGGTCATGAGGTATCCTTTGGCGGCTGATGCAGACGTCAGGTTTAGGGCGCACGGCGGGTCCGGTCAATTTGAAAGGCCGCGCTGGCGGCTTATATCGCCAGATGTGGCAGAATCGTTAGCAGAGGGTTACCCTACCACATCTAGGGGGAACAATTGAAGAACAAACTACATATGCAAAAACTGTCCGTTGGCACCGAAGGGATCGCCGACCTTGCCGCGTGGCAGGCGACACCGCGCGCGCAAACGGCTGACGGCCTCGCTCGACACATCACCCGCATGTGGCCGAAACGGGCTGATGAAATCCTTGGCGGCGGCTCGATCTATTGGGTCATCAAGGGGGAAATCCTGTGCCGCCAGCAAATCGCCCGCTTTGACGAGGTGATCGGCAGTGACGGCATCCGCCGCTGCGCCATCGTGCTGCACCCCGAACTCGTCCCCGTCACCCCGACCATCAAACGCCCCTTCCAGGGCTGGCGCTACCTGCAAGCCAGCGATGCGCCCAGCGACCTGACAAAGGCACGCAAGGGCGAGGAAACGCTCCCCAGCGAACTGTCGGCAGCGCTGGCGGAAATCGGGGTTTTCTAGGTCGGGCTATCCTTCATGTGACCGATGGTCCAATCGTGTCAAACGCGCAACGATCGCCTCGAATTTCCAGACTTTTCAAGGGCCGCTCTGGAACGTTAACACTTTGTTAACTATACTATGAATAACGGCAGCCCTTTGTTGTGAGGGTCCGTCAATTTAAACGGAGAAAAAATATGAAGAACATTTTGATAGGGGCGGCGCTTGCCGCAACAGCAGCGACCGGCGTCACCGCACAAGAGCTTAGCTATGGACGCCTGATTGCAAATTACGGCATGGTATCCACACCTGGCGGCGATGCCGACATCACAATCCTTGGCGCGGAAGTCGGTATCCAAGTTCAGGAATTCGATTTCTGGCTGAACGGCACACAGCTAACGCTGTCCCCTGATGGCGCGCCGTTTAACGTTACAGCAGATGTGACCACCATTGGTGCCGGTTACAGCTTTGGCGGAGAGTATCGCGTTGACGTATCCTCGACCGACCTGGGCCTCGGCTTTGGTGGTGGTGGTGGTATCAATATCGGCCTCGATGAAATCGGGATCGCCTATGATAACGGCACTTACTTTGGTCGCCTTAGCTTTGCAGACGTGAACCAGCCAATTCCGGGTCTGGATGGCATTTATAGCCTGAATGTTGGTTACAACATCAGCGAAGAAGCCAAAGTTTCGCTGTCGGTGCATGACATTGACGAATCATCAGGTTCTATCGATCCAATCTATATCCTTTCCGGCGAATACGACACCGGCCGTTGGGGCGTGAAACTGGATGCGGCATCGACCAATCTGCTTGGCACCGACCTGACCCTCGTCGCGCTGGGCGGTAACTACCAGTTCAACAATCAGTGGGGCATCCGAGGTGCATACACCAATATTGACGCTGGTGGCACTGATATCGACGCCTACCGGCTTGGTGGCACATACAACATCAACGACACCTACACGGTCTACGCTGGCCTGACACAAGCAGACCTTGGCGGCACGACTATTGACGGCTTTAACGTTGGTATTTCGATGGACTTTGGCAGCAAGCCAGATTCTTATCAAACCACTGCTGATCGTTTGCTGGGTCTTGTTGAAACCGCAGGCGCGTTCGACTACTGACGCAATCCGTATTTCGAATAAAAATGGGGCGCTCAACCGGCGCCCCATTATTTATTGCCGAAGCGCGCTTAATCAATTGCAAGCAAAGTTGTTAGTTTCTTGAGCGTCCGACGATCATCCTCGCTCCACTCTGCGGTCCGGGACTTGAACAGGGTCGCCTGACTGGCGTGGATCATCCCGTCCGACAACACCTTGAGGAAATTCGCGCGCAGTGTTTCGCCGGTCGACGTGATATCGGCGATGGCCTCGGCCGTCTCGTTCTTGACGGTGCCTTCGGTCGCGCCCTGGCTATCCACCAGTTGATAATCGGCCACGCCGTTTTCGCGCAGAAAGTCCCGCACAAGGC
This portion of the Octadecabacter sp. SW4 genome encodes:
- a CDS encoding monovalent cation/H+ antiporter subunit D encodes the protein MNHWIIAPVVLPALLAPFIVLAARYHIGIQRVLSLAGVIALVAIAAGLAWQTSDGAIVLYRLGDWAAPYGIVLVGDRLSTLMVLLTAVLALFVLLYAIGSGWDDRGRHFHALFQFQVMGIMGAFLTGDLFNLFVFFEVLLIASYGLMIHAGGNARLRAGVQYVLYNLIGSTLFLFALGAIYAETGTLNMADLAQRVAMISDVETVGIRVAAVLLLLVFAIKAALVPLHFWLPSSYAEAPAPVAALFAIMTKVGAYAIIRVYTLIFPPDLKIMAGLHDFWLLPAALVSLAIGMIGVLAARKLDRLIAFAVIGSMGMVMVAISLFTPAAIAAALYYIIHSTLAGAALFLISDLVRTGRANLDLTPQAPVAGAALTAGLFFTVAIAMAGLPPLSGFLGKLLILQAAFPSDLMVWIWAIVLGSSLISILGFARAGSTLFWKSQGVTVPEDTPPPPRPAALSYVAVGGLIALLVAHTVFAGQVHSYTSAIAAQLFAPQDYSAIVLETPGKLSIPQEDY
- a CDS encoding Na+/H+ antiporter subunit E, yielding MTRMFRWLIPHPFLTLLLAIVWILLQNEFSAGMAVFGVILGVLIPLGSSVWWPDRPTRFHMGKMLRYSLIVMWDIVVANVQVAWVVLTVPNSKLTPAWIVIPLDLVSPEAITLLAGTITLTPGTVSADLSDEGHSLLVHVLHTDDPDGVRDDIKTRYEARLKEIFA
- a CDS encoding K+/H+ antiporter subunit F, with product MSFATNLMETALMIAFASLAFAQIMCMVRLMIGPTPGDRILALDTMVINALGIVVLLGIHQGGRIYFEVSLLIAMLGFVSTVALARFLLRGDIIE
- the mnhG gene encoding monovalent cation/H(+) antiporter subunit G, which produces MTWDIIATFAVAALLLIGSFFALVAVLGLLKFNDSMTRLHAPTKVGTVGIGALLLASMLNGAVSGNHSIHELLIMAFLFATAPISANFIAKVHIHKRSCKVPPAPPRDDTWATLKTPEADREIETRD
- a CDS encoding adenosylcobalamin-dependent ribonucleoside-diphosphate reductase: MTRFAAPIAEQIWDMKYRFKAADGAPIDHTVEDSWRRIARALAAVEKNPAKWEEKFYAALEDFKYLPAGRITAGAGTKRSVTMFNCFVMGTIPDSMGGIFDMLREAALTMQQGGGIGYDFSTIRPKGAAVHGVAADASGPLSFMDVWDAMCRTIMSAGSRRGAMMATMRCDHPDIEDFITAKADPARLRMFNMSVLVTDPFMEAVKSDGPWELVHDGLVMKTLNARDLWNRIMKSTYDFAEPGVIFIDRINAMNNLNYCETIAATNPCGEQPLPPYGACLLGSINMARLVADAFTDGAALDVDALGDLVATAVRMMDNVVDASKFPLEAQAQEAAAKRRIGLGVTGLADALLMVGLRYGSKEAARQTEDWMHAIARAAYLASVDLAREKGAFPLFDADKYLATGHMQQMDDDVRDAIRKHGIRNALLTSIAPTGTISLYAGNVSSGIEPVFAYAYTRKVLQKDGSRTEEEVVDYAVQMWRDLKGDAALPDYFVNAQTLAPLDHVRMQAAAQKWIDSSISKTINCPEDISFDDFKEVYMAAWDQGCKGCTTYRPNDVTGSVLSVSEDKAEPEVITDDNAGDVIYMSEPLDRPTELEGATYKLKWPDSEHAIYITINDLVVAGHRRPFEVFINSKNMEHFAWTVALTRMISAVFRRGGDVSFVVEELKAVFDPRGGAWMKGKYVPSILAAIGGVIEKHMVATGFLAGEGMGLKADPHADVVSLNARPKGKACSSCGSYELRMVEGCMTCADCGYSKCG
- a CDS encoding DUF1489 family protein, with product MKNKLHMQKLSVGTEGIADLAAWQATPRAQTADGLARHITRMWPKRADEILGGGSIYWVIKGEILCRQQIARFDEVIGSDGIRRCAIVLHPELVPVTPTIKRPFQGWRYLQASDAPSDLTKARKGEETLPSELSAALAEIGVF